AAAAAACCGCAGCGCATCGAGGCCCTCGGATTAATCCTGCTGCTCTCGCTGCTCATCTGGAACCTCATTCAACGCCAGATGCGCATGTACCTCGATAAAACCAAATCCACCATCGAAGGGCTGGATCGCCGCAAGACCAACCGCCCCACTTCTTACGTGTTGACCACCAAGTTCCGCTATGTCCAGATCATCCGCTGCGGCAATATACGGATGCTCAAGAAACCGCTCAAACCGGTTCAACTGGCCTATCTCCAGGCGCTTGGCCTTACCGAGGAGATCTTTATATCCAGTTTGCCGCCACCTTTTCCGAAAAAATTATCCGGATAACGCCTCAAAAGGGTGTGGAATGTGGGTTTTATAGCTTGCTCCTGCGACTTTCTTAGGAGTGTGGCGGCATGACGGCAGCCATACGGCACTGCCGACTGCCCACTGCCGACTGCCCACTGCCCACTGCCCACTGCCCACTTTCGTAGGAATCACGGCGAGAGATTCGGTTACGGCTGCCGTTCATCCGGAAACGGTTTGGTTCTCGATCCAGCCGATCGCCCGGGCAATCCGCCCCATCACCCGCTCTTTTCCGATGATTTCGATGATTTCAAAGATTCCGGGGCTTGCCGTCTTTCCCGTCAGCGCCACGCGAACCGGCTGAGCGATTTTGCCCAATTTCCATCCGGTTTCACCGGCAACCCGGTGAAATGATTCTTCGAGATTTGTTTCGGTAACCGGATCGAGCGCATCCAGCTCGTCCCGAATCAGGCGCAACGCCTTCAGGTGATCGCCGTTGAGAAACTTCGCCGCTGCATCCGGCTGGTAGACGATCTCATCGACATAGTAGAATGCGGCTGCCTCGGCCATTTCCACCAGGGTTTTGACTCGGGGCGCCAATGTACGGATAACTTTGCAGAGATAATTTCCTTTTTCTGCGGCATAGCCTTTTTGATGAAGGAATGGCAGCAGCATATCGGCGAGCCGCTCGGGGGCTGTGGCTTTGATATGGTCCTGGTTCAAGGCGAGAAGCTTGTCCATATCGAACACACCGGCGGATTTCCCGATGTTCTCCAAGGTGAATTTTTCGATCAGCTCCTCTCTGGTAAAAAATTCCTGATCTCCATAAGACCACCCCAACCGCACCAGATAATTGATCATGGCCTCCGGCAAAAACCCCATGTCCCGATAGGCGGTGACGGAAGTGGCGCCGTGCCGCTTGCTCAGCCGCGTCTTGTCTTTGCCGAGCACCATCGGCACATGCGCGAAAACAGGAAGCTTGGCGCCAAAGGCCTGATAGAGCATGATCTGCCGCGGCGTATTGTTGACATGATCGTCTCCGCGAATGATCGTGTTGATGCCCATGGTCATGTCGTCCACGACAACGACAAAATTATAGGTCGGTGTGCCGTCGCTTCTCTGGATGATGAAATCGTCCTGCTCCGCATTCTGAAAAACGATGGGGCCTTTTACAACGTCGTCGATGACGGTGGTTCCGGAAAGCGGGGCGCGAAACCGCACAACCGCATGATCGTCAGGCCCCAGGCCCTTGTCCCGGCAGGTGCCGTCGTATTTGGGCTTGCCTCCGGATGCCAGCGCCTTCTGGCGCATCTGCTCCACTTCTTCCGGGCTGCAGGTACAATAATAGGCGTGTCCAGAGCGCAGCAACTTCTGGACATGATCCTTATAGATATCCATTCTCTGGGTTTGGAAGTAGGGGCCTTCATCCCAGTCGATGCCAAGCCAAGCCATCGCATCAAAAATGGCATCGACGGATGCCGCCGTCGAGCGAACCTGATCGGTATCCTCGATCCTGAAAACGAATTTCCCCTTGCAGTGCCTTGCGTAAAGCCAGTTGAACAAAGCCGTACGGGCGCCTCCGACATGCAGGTAGCCTGTCGGGCTTGGGGGGAATCTCGTGATGATCTGATCCATATACTGCCTCCTGAGGGTTTTTCATCAAAGCGCTCGTGTTGAAGCGGAAGAGCCGTATTCGAAGAACCCAAGATCCACAGAACTCATTCTGGGGTACAGTGGTCCTTTCCGCCAGGCACGATTGAAAAGATTATTGGAATTGATTCGAACGATTGAAACGTTCCTTCTTGTTGACTCAATCATGAATAATGAGTATAAGTTTAAGAAATCGATCCAGTATCGGGTAATCCTCCGGAACATCGTCGCTGATTCATGATTCCATTCGGCTCCCCTATCGAAAATCTGCCGTAGATCTTGTAAAATATTTGTAATGATACCACAACGCGGGCAGAATCTCAACGACATGCGACAAAAGTTCTTGACAAATTTTCGGCCTTCAATTACTAAGTCTCCGCACTTTGGTCATAGTCATTAGTTAATCGGAAATTTTCGCTGTCCGATCATTGGGCTCCCCCTTCGAAGATGAAGCCGGGCTTTCGATACTTCATTCCCATTATAAAGGAGAACAGAACATGGCAGTTCCCAAGCACAAAACGTCCAAATCGAAACGAGACATGAGACGATCTCATGACAGCATCGACGCGCCGAATTTGTCGGTATGCCCCAAATGCGGTGAAGCCAAGCTCCCCCATCACGCATGCCCGCAATGCGGCGAATACAAAGGCAGAACACTGGTTCCTGAAAAGGAAGAAGAATAACCAGACCCCTGCTGCGCCACCAATAGCCTGTATTCCACACCGTGGCGCAGCAGAACATCTATCCGATGGAAAGGCTTATGATGGAACGGTTTGGACTCGACCCTGAATCCCGGGCAATGGTGCTGGATGTCGTCGATAAACTGAAAGCAAGGCTCCTTACCCGGGAGCGCATTCTCGAGTATGATCGAAAGGAGGTTTTCCCGGAAGAGGTCATCCGGGAAATGCTGGGTCCGGACATCGGCCTGCAGCTCCTGTTCATTCCGGAGGAATACGGCGGTATGGGGGGCGGAGCGAGGGATTGCTGCGCCCTGACACGCAAAATGGCAGGGGTTTGCCTGGGTATCGCAACCGCCTTTTTCGCCATTCAGCTTGGAGCGGACCCGATCCTGGTAGGCGGCACGCAAGCCCAGAAGGAAAGATGGCTCGAGGCCATTGCCGAGGGAGGCGCCCTGGTCGCCTATGCCGTAACCGAACCGGGTGCGGGCAGCAATCTGGCCGCTCTGAAAACGAAGGCGGAACCGGTTCTGGATGAATCCGGTTCCATCAGCGGGTACCGGATTACCGGAAACAAGCAGTTCATTTCGACAGGCGGTTATGCCGATTTTCTCACCGTTCTGGCCGACACTCCCGATGGCCCCAGTTTTTTTATCGTGGAAAAGGGAACCCCGGGGTTCGTTCCGGGCAAGGCCGAAGAAAAACACGGCATCCGGGCCTCCAATACAGCAGCGCTCCGATTCGATGATGTATTCGTTCCGGCCGATCGCCTCGTTGGCGAAACCCCCGGCCAGGGACTGAAGCAGGCCAATGCGGTTTTCGGCTATACGCGGCTGATGGTGGCCGCCATGGCCCTGGGAGCCGCTGAAGCCGCTCTTGCCATCGTCGTTCCATACGCCAAGGACAGGATCCAGTTCGGTACCCCCCTGTCGGAGAAACAGGGCTATACCCACAAACTCGTTGTGCCCCATGCGGTGCGCCTGTCTGCAGCGGAGGCCTTCATCGACGAGGTCGCCCTGCGCATCGATGCCGGAGAACAGGACCTTCAGGTAGAGGGCTCCATCGCCAAACTGTTTGCCACCGAAGTCGCCAACCGGGCCGCAGACGATGCCATGCAGGCGCTGGGCGGCTATGGCTATACCGTTGAATTCGGTGTCGAAAAGATCAAACGGGATATCAAGATCACCTGTATCTATGAAGGTACGAGCGAGATTCAGCAGAACATCATCTCGACCTTTCGCTGGAAGAAAACCTGGAAAACCAAAGGCAGGTTTTATCTGGATATGGCCGATGAGATGGCGCAATGGGCGGAAAAATATGCGGATGTTGGCGCCGCGATGGTCAGTCAATGCGCCCGTTATCTCAATCGGATCATCCTGTTGGCGCATGAGCGCAGATGGACGCGCTCCCAGTACACCATGTTCCTGCTGGCCGACATGATGACCCAGGTGGAAGTGGCGGTTGCCCGGGTCCGGAAAACCGTGCAGGCGATCGAAGCAGCATCGGATGCGCAGGAAAAGGAGAAGGTGTTCAGCCGGATCTTTTCCGTGCAAAGCGCCGAATGTATTCTGACCAACGGCTTAAAGGTATTGCTCGGAACGGAGATGTGCGAGGCGGCCACGCAACTGGCTGGGGACATGAGCCGGGATCTTTCCTGTGGCGCCAATCTTCTGATCAACGACATGGATGCCGCCGCATCCTTCATTTTCGGGAGGGCATCCTGACCATGGCCAGAACGGTTGTCGTTACGGGCGGCTCGCGCGGGATCGGGCGGGCGATATGCCTCGCTTTTGCAGGCCGGGACACCAACGTTTTCTTCAATTATGCCAGCAACCGCGAGGAAGCCGAAGCCACCGTCCGGATGGCGGCAGACCGGGGCGGGTCGGCCACGGCCATTCAGGCGGATATCACCGACGCGGATGCTGTGGACGCCTTTTTCAAGCAGATCCTTGCCACCGCCGACGGGATCGATGTGCTGGTCAACAATGTCGGCATTACACGGGACGGATTGCTTGCCCGAATGAAGCCTGCCGACTGGGACGCCGTAATCCGCACCAATCTCGGCGGGATGTTTCTGTGCACCAGGGCATGCGTGCGATCCATGCTCAAGAAGCATGCGGGCCGGATCATCAACATCGGCTCGGTTGTCGGCACGATCGGCAATGCCGGTCAGGCCAATTATGCGGCATCCAAGGCGGGAGTCGTCGGTTTCACCAAGGCGGTCGCACGGGAGCTGGCATCGCGGAACATTACGGCCAATGTCGTTGCGCCGGGGTACATCGAAACGGATATGACCGCTGTTCTGAATGACCAGGTCAAGGAAGGCCTGATGGCCCAGATACCGCTCGGAAGGCTCGGAAAACCGGAAGATGTCGCCGCCGTAGTCCGGTTTCTCGCGTCCGACGATGCGGCATACATTACGGGGCAGGTCATCCATGTCAGCGGCGGCATGGTCATGGATGGATGAGGAAACAGATATAAGGCTATAGGCTATAGGTTATAGGCTATAGGTTATAGGTTATAGGTTATGGGTTATAGGTTATGGGTTATAGGTGATGGGTTATAGGTGATGGGTGATGGGTGATGGGTGATGGGTGATGGGTGATGAGGCCCGTCACCCCGGCAAAATCCTGCCTCTGGTCCTGCCTCTGGTCCTGCCTCTGGTCCTGCCTCTGGTCCTGCCTCTGGTCCTGCCTCTGGTCCTGCCTCTGGCAGGAGGGGTCCAGAACCTGCCATAACCCGCAACTGAAGGACCGGATTCCTCCCGCCAAAGGCGGGATTTCGCCGGAATGACGACCGAGGCTGCCATCGGAATGACGATCCAAGGCTTTCTCAGGATTGCCGAGCCCCGTTTTCATCTACGGGGGCGGCGTCCCTCGCCATGAATATTTACTATTGTTCATTTAAACAACCGGAGGTTGAACACAATGTCGATCGAAGAAAAAGTCAAACACATCATTGCGGAAAAACTGGGCGTCGAACTCTCGGAGGTGACTCCTGAAAAATCGTTCGTGGATGATCTCGGTGCGGATTCCCTGGATTTGGTGGAACTGATCATGTCCATGGAAGAGGCATTCGATATCGAAATTGCCGATGAAGATGCGGAAAAAATCGTCCGGGTCAAGGATGCCATCGACTTTGTCACGGCGCACTCCTGATCCGGATTCCGGGAAAACCGGGATTGCGGGGCAGTACCCCATGCATGAAAACCCATCGTGAACAAAAGGAGGTTCTGTTGAATCGGCGTGTCGTCGTCACAGGCCTTGGCCTGATAACACCAATCGGAATCGGGTGTTCGGAATCGTGGTCTGCATTGTGCGCCGGGAAATCCGGTATCGCCGAAATCACCCGTTTCGATCCGGCCCCTTACGAAACCCGCATCGCCGGTGAGGTCAAAGGGTTTCATGCATCGGATTTTCTTTCCAAGAAAGAAGCCAAACGCATCGAGCCCTTCATTGCCTATGCGGTGGCGGCTTCCCGTATGGCCATCGAAGATGCGAAACTGGTGATCGACGATCGGAATGCCGAAAAAGTCGGCGTGTTTACGGGCTGCGGTTTGGGCGGCCTGGCCATGCTGGAAACCACGACCCGGGTGCTCGACGCCAAAGGGCCAGGCCGGGTCAGTCCTTTTTTCATTCCCATGCTGATCGGCAACATGGCACCCGGCCTGGTATCGATTTATCTGAATG
The Desulfatirhabdium butyrativorans DSM 18734 DNA segment above includes these coding regions:
- the gltX gene encoding glutamate--tRNA ligase: MDQIITRFPPSPTGYLHVGGARTALFNWLYARHCKGKFVFRIEDTDQVRSTAASVDAIFDAMAWLGIDWDEGPYFQTQRMDIYKDHVQKLLRSGHAYYCTCSPEEVEQMRQKALASGGKPKYDGTCRDKGLGPDDHAVVRFRAPLSGTTVIDDVVKGPIVFQNAEQDDFIIQRSDGTPTYNFVVVVDDMTMGINTIIRGDDHVNNTPRQIMLYQAFGAKLPVFAHVPMVLGKDKTRLSKRHGATSVTAYRDMGFLPEAMINYLVRLGWSYGDQEFFTREELIEKFTLENIGKSAGVFDMDKLLALNQDHIKATAPERLADMLLPFLHQKGYAAEKGNYLCKVIRTLAPRVKTLVEMAEAAAFYYVDEIVYQPDAAAKFLNGDHLKALRLIRDELDALDPVTETNLEESFHRVAGETGWKLGKIAQPVRVALTGKTASPGIFEIIEIIGKERVMGRIARAIGWIENQTVSG
- the acpP gene encoding acyl carrier protein, whose amino-acid sequence is MSIEEKVKHIIAEKLGVELSEVTPEKSFVDDLGADSLDLVELIMSMEEAFDIEIADEDAEKIVRVKDAIDFVTAHS
- the fabG gene encoding 3-oxoacyl-[acyl-carrier-protein] reductase, translating into MARTVVVTGGSRGIGRAICLAFAGRDTNVFFNYASNREEAEATVRMAADRGGSATAIQADITDADAVDAFFKQILATADGIDVLVNNVGITRDGLLARMKPADWDAVIRTNLGGMFLCTRACVRSMLKKHAGRIINIGSVVGTIGNAGQANYAASKAGVVGFTKAVARELASRNITANVVAPGYIETDMTAVLNDQVKEGLMAQIPLGRLGKPEDVAAVVRFLASDDAAYITGQVIHVSGGMVMDG
- a CDS encoding acyl-CoA dehydrogenase family protein — encoded protein: MMERFGLDPESRAMVLDVVDKLKARLLTRERILEYDRKEVFPEEVIREMLGPDIGLQLLFIPEEYGGMGGGARDCCALTRKMAGVCLGIATAFFAIQLGADPILVGGTQAQKERWLEAIAEGGALVAYAVTEPGAGSNLAALKTKAEPVLDESGSISGYRITGNKQFISTGGYADFLTVLADTPDGPSFFIVEKGTPGFVPGKAEEKHGIRASNTAALRFDDVFVPADRLVGETPGQGLKQANAVFGYTRLMVAAMALGAAEAALAIVVPYAKDRIQFGTPLSEKQGYTHKLVVPHAVRLSAAEAFIDEVALRIDAGEQDLQVEGSIAKLFATEVANRAADDAMQALGGYGYTVEFGVEKIKRDIKITCIYEGTSEIQQNIISTFRWKKTWKTKGRFYLDMADEMAQWAEKYADVGAAMVSQCARYLNRIILLAHERRWTRSQYTMFLLADMMTQVEVAVARVRKTVQAIEAASDAQEKEKVFSRIFSVQSAECILTNGLKVLLGTEMCEAATQLAGDMSRDLSCGANLLINDMDAAASFIFGRAS
- the rpmF gene encoding 50S ribosomal protein L32; protein product: MAVPKHKTSKSKRDMRRSHDSIDAPNLSVCPKCGEAKLPHHACPQCGEYKGRTLVPEKEEE